CCCCATCAGGGATGACGACTGTCGCAAAATAGTGGAAAATACACGGCTAACCGAGATCGAGATCAGTTCGAAGATCAGAGAAGGAGAAGCAAGCATGAACCCGCATCAGGCATACTATGACGCAGTGACCAAGATGGAAGAGGCTGGCGTCGACAGCGAATTCATCCAGGGCTGGCAGAGTGGCTACTGGCTGAACCCGGAGCGCGAAGAGCAGCGCATCACCGACGCCTACAAGGCCGGCTATGAGAAGGGCAAGGAAAAGGATCCGACCGGCTTCGAGGCGTGGGTCAAGAAGTAAGCCCCGCTCCAGCCCGACCCGAGACCCGCGATCACTGCCTCCACCCGGCAGTGATCGTGGGTTTTTTTATGGTTCGAAGTCCTGCACTGAAGAATGATTATTCGGATTAATTACATTGACTTGAATATCATTTTGAATGTCACGCCTCATTCAGGACCCAGCCGTCCGCTGTTGACCCGCCCGTTGCGGATAAGGTGTAGTTGATTACAAACAGAGCAGTTTCATTACAACAATAAAATCCTGGAGGGGAACTCATGTCAGATTCAGCAGCGCGTCTGATGCGGACGCTGATGTTGCTGTGTGCGTTCGGATCACCGGCCACCTTTGCCGCCGCCCCTCCCGCTCCCCCGGCCTCTCCTGATAGCCGGGGCTACGTTGTTCGGTTTCAGCCGGATGTCCTGCCCGACCGGGCGGCACGGCAACTCGAACAGGTCATCGGGGCCAGGCCGAGATACCTCTACCAC
This sequence is a window from Thiohalobacter thiocyanaticus. Protein-coding genes within it:
- a CDS encoding Alvin_2107 family globule sulfur oxidation protein, whose protein sequence is MNPHQAYYDAVTKMEEAGVDSEFIQGWQSGYWLNPEREEQRITDAYKAGYEKGKEKDPTGFEAWVKK